The following coding sequences are from one Paenibacillus sp. FSL R5-0912 window:
- a CDS encoding ROK family glucokinase: MSEHIYVGVDLGGTTIKVGICNAEGSLLHTYEGPTGTADGVDAVIDNIEKYVRLIVEDSPYSWEQLAGVGAGLAGFTNIREGIIILAPNIGFRDVPIRSILEGRLNKPVKIDNDANVAALGEAWSGAGRGIENCVCYTLGTGVGGGIIINGKVYQGFAGLAGELGHITVVPDLEAIQCGCGNMGCLETVSSATGIIRMANDAVARGDRTTLSTVEKIAAKEVFDAAKAGDEVALRIVNRAAFYLGKSMAAVAAVLNPEVFIVGGGVSKAGDILFDEVRRVFAKLTPAPLQTGVTIVPAELGNDAGIIGAAGLLLRS, encoded by the coding sequence ATGTCTGAACATATCTACGTTGGCGTGGATTTAGGTGGAACCACGATTAAGGTTGGAATCTGCAATGCCGAGGGAAGCCTGCTGCACACTTACGAAGGTCCAACGGGGACCGCAGACGGCGTCGATGCCGTTATCGATAATATCGAGAAGTATGTGCGCCTGATTGTGGAGGACTCTCCGTATTCCTGGGAACAGCTTGCCGGTGTGGGAGCCGGGCTTGCCGGGTTTACGAATATTCGTGAAGGAATCATCATCCTTGCGCCCAACATAGGATTTAGAGATGTGCCGATCCGTTCCATTCTGGAAGGTCGTTTGAACAAGCCTGTCAAAATAGACAATGACGCCAATGTCGCTGCGCTGGGCGAGGCTTGGAGCGGTGCAGGACGCGGCATTGAGAATTGCGTCTGCTATACGCTGGGTACAGGGGTAGGTGGCGGAATTATTATCAATGGCAAGGTGTATCAAGGCTTTGCCGGTCTGGCCGGAGAGCTTGGCCATATCACAGTAGTTCCCGATCTGGAAGCTATCCAGTGCGGCTGCGGGAACATGGGCTGTTTGGAAACCGTTTCCTCTGCGACTGGCATTATCCGCATGGCGAATGATGCAGTGGCCCGCGGGGACCGCACCACTCTGTCCACGGTGGAGAAGATTGCGGCCAAGGAAGTCTTTGACGCTGCCAAGGCAGGCGATGAAGTCGCTCTGCGTATTGTGAACCGCGCAGCATTCTACCTGGGCAAATCGATGGCTGCGGTGGCTGCTGTACTGAATCCGGAAGTGTTTATCGTAGGCGGCGGCGTATCCAAAGCCGGCGATATTCTGTTTGACGAAGTCCGCCGTGTCTTCGCCAAGCTGACACCTGCGCCTCTGCAGACGGGTGTTACTATTGTGCCTGCGGAGCTTGGCAATGATGCCGGTATTATTGGTGCGGCAGGTCTTTTGCTGCGTTCTTAA
- a CDS encoding DUF1858 domain-containing protein, with protein MSKVLKLDESILELVTRHPEAVDIMAGLGFHDITKPGMLQTAGRFMTLSKGMKLKRIELETVRLAFEQHGFEIIE; from the coding sequence ATGAGCAAAGTGTTGAAGCTAGATGAGTCTATATTGGAGCTGGTAACCAGGCACCCGGAAGCCGTAGATATTATGGCCGGTCTGGGTTTCCATGATATAACGAAGCCTGGAATGCTGCAGACGGCAGGCAGGTTCATGACATTATCCAAGGGCATGAAATTAAAGAGAATAGAGCTGGAAACCGTTCGCCTGGCCTTTGAGCAGCACGGCTTCGAGATTATTGAATAG
- a CDS encoding DUF438 domain-containing protein — MSELINNREVDVPEQTRRQAMLREIIKELHAGKSVEEVKARFAEAVGDVTVAEISAMEHSLMTEEGIPVEEVQRLCSVHTAIFKGSIEQIHRSSKAEEQPGHPVHTFKLENREIERLVNFRLELHTAKFKKNASEEIIFKLLEDLSLLLDLDKHYSRKENLLFPYLEKYGIYGPTKVMWGVDDGIRNMIKEAKKGLSAYNGESGQIAASLDEIIKEVNEMIFKEENILLPMALDKLTEDEWVKIARESDEIGFCLTAPEQEWIPARAAEPEGAQSQDEGEGEGASPQGFIRFETGLLSLHQLETMMNHLPVDLTFIDENDVVRYFSHGKERIFARTKAVIGRTVQNCHPPQSVHVVEKLLADFKAGVKDAEDFWIAIKDKFIYIRYFAVRDETGRYMGTLEFTQNIAPIRALEGQKRILSE; from the coding sequence ATGAGCGAACTGATTAATAACCGTGAAGTGGATGTACCGGAGCAGACACGCCGTCAGGCTATGCTGAGAGAAATCATCAAGGAGCTGCATGCGGGTAAAAGTGTAGAGGAAGTGAAGGCGCGTTTTGCAGAAGCGGTAGGCGATGTGACTGTAGCCGAAATATCCGCCATGGAGCATTCCCTGATGACCGAAGAGGGCATTCCCGTAGAGGAGGTGCAGCGTTTATGCTCCGTGCATACAGCCATCTTCAAAGGCTCAATTGAGCAGATTCACCGCTCCTCGAAGGCTGAAGAGCAGCCGGGACATCCGGTGCATACCTTTAAGCTGGAGAACCGTGAGATTGAACGGCTGGTTAACTTCCGGCTGGAGCTGCATACAGCTAAGTTCAAGAAGAACGCCAGCGAAGAGATCATTTTCAAGCTGCTGGAAGACCTGAGTCTGCTGCTTGATCTCGACAAGCATTACAGCCGCAAGGAGAATCTGCTGTTTCCTTACTTAGAGAAGTACGGCATTTATGGCCCAACCAAGGTAATGTGGGGCGTGGATGACGGGATCCGCAATATGATTAAGGAAGCTAAGAAAGGACTCAGCGCTTATAACGGAGAGTCTGGGCAAATTGCAGCTTCACTGGATGAGATTATCAAAGAAGTCAACGAGATGATCTTTAAAGAAGAGAATATTCTGCTGCCGATGGCGCTCGATAAGCTGACTGAGGATGAATGGGTCAAAATCGCCCGCGAAAGTGACGAGATCGGCTTCTGCCTGACCGCGCCGGAGCAGGAATGGATTCCGGCGCGTGCCGCTGAACCGGAAGGTGCCCAGAGTCAGGACGAAGGGGAAGGGGAAGGCGCATCGCCGCAGGGCTTCATCCGTTTTGAGACCGGACTGCTGTCGCTCCATCAACTCGAGACGATGATGAATCATCTGCCGGTGGATTTGACTTTTATCGATGAGAACGATGTGGTCCGCTACTTCTCGCATGGCAAGGAACGGATCTTCGCCCGGACCAAGGCGGTTATCGGCCGTACGGTGCAGAACTGTCATCCGCCGCAAAGCGTACATGTGGTGGAGAAGCTGCTGGCGGATTTCAAGGCAGGCGTTAAGGATGCTGAGGATTTCTGGATTGCCATCAAAGATAAATTCATCTATATCCGCTACTTCGCAGTACGTGATGAGACCGGCCGCTATATGGGGACGCTGGAATTCACACAGAATATTGCTCCGATCCGTGCCTTAGAGGGGCAAAAGCGTATTTTGTCGGAATAA
- the thiC gene encoding phosphomethylpyrimidine synthase ThiC, with amino-acid sequence MPEMMKNEEVDLSRFPASRKVYVEGSRLDIQVPMREISLSRTEGVAGEEENEPLRVYDTSGIYTDAAQEADIRRGLPPHRLGWIAERGDSEEYTGRAVQPEDNGIRRGGPPEEAYPGLQRSPLRARAGRNVTQLYYARQGIITPEMEYIAIRENTRPEFVRDEVAAGRAIIPANINHPESEPMIIGRNFLVKINANIGNSAVSSSIEEEVEKMRWATRWGADTIMDLSTGSKIHTTREWIIRNSPVPVGTVPLYQALEKVNGIAEDLTWELYRDTLIEQAEQGVDYFTIHAGVLKSYIPLTAGRMTGIVSRGGSIMAAWCLAHQQENFLYTHFEAICEIMKTYDVAFSLGDGLRPGSIADANDEAQFAELETLGELTALAWKHDVQVMVEGPGHVPMHKIKENMDKQLEICREAPFYTLGPLTTDIAPGYDHITSAIGAAMIGWFGTAMLCYVTPKEHLGLPNKNDVREGVITYKIAAHAADLAKGHPGAQDRDNALSKARFEFRWRDQFHLSLDPERALEYHDETLPAEGAKQAHFCSMCGPKFCSMRISHDIRNSYRLSRSL; translated from the coding sequence ATGCCAGAAATGATGAAGAACGAAGAGGTGGACCTTTCCCGATTTCCTGCAAGCCGCAAAGTGTATGTAGAGGGCTCGCGCCTGGATATTCAGGTTCCGATGCGGGAGATCAGCCTCAGCAGAACGGAGGGCGTTGCCGGGGAAGAGGAGAACGAACCGCTTCGTGTCTATGACACCAGCGGAATTTACACCGATGCTGCGCAAGAAGCTGACATTCGGAGGGGGCTGCCGCCGCACCGTTTAGGCTGGATTGCGGAGCGTGGCGATTCGGAGGAATACACCGGAAGAGCTGTGCAGCCGGAGGATAATGGAATCCGCAGGGGTGGGCCACCCGAAGAAGCTTATCCAGGGCTGCAGCGGAGCCCCCTGCGGGCACGTGCGGGCCGCAATGTTACCCAGCTGTATTATGCGCGTCAAGGGATCATTACACCGGAGATGGAGTATATCGCGATCCGCGAGAATACCCGGCCGGAATTCGTAAGGGATGAGGTAGCCGCCGGACGGGCCATTATTCCGGCCAACATCAATCACCCCGAGAGCGAGCCGATGATTATTGGCCGTAACTTCCTGGTGAAGATCAATGCGAACATCGGAAATTCTGCGGTGTCTTCTTCTATTGAGGAGGAAGTGGAGAAGATGCGGTGGGCGACCCGCTGGGGGGCAGACACTATCATGGACCTCTCCACCGGCTCTAAGATTCATACCACCCGTGAATGGATTATACGCAATTCTCCTGTGCCTGTCGGCACGGTGCCCTTATACCAGGCGCTCGAAAAGGTGAACGGCATAGCCGAGGATTTAACCTGGGAGCTCTATCGCGACACGCTGATTGAGCAGGCGGAGCAGGGTGTGGATTACTTCACCATTCATGCCGGAGTCTTGAAGAGCTATATTCCGTTAACAGCCGGAAGAATGACAGGAATCGTATCACGGGGCGGCTCGATTATGGCCGCTTGGTGCCTTGCCCATCAGCAGGAGAACTTTCTATACACACACTTTGAAGCTATATGTGAGATTATGAAGACGTATGATGTGGCCTTCTCTCTGGGGGACGGATTGCGTCCGGGTTCTATTGCAGATGCCAATGACGAAGCACAATTCGCTGAGCTGGAGACGCTGGGAGAGCTGACAGCCTTGGCATGGAAGCATGACGTTCAGGTAATGGTTGAGGGTCCGGGGCATGTGCCGATGCACAAGATTAAGGAAAATATGGACAAGCAGCTCGAGATTTGCCGGGAAGCCCCATTTTATACTCTTGGCCCGTTGACTACCGATATTGCACCCGGTTATGATCATATCACTTCAGCCATCGGGGCGGCGATGATCGGCTGGTTCGGGACGGCTATGCTGTGTTACGTTACACCCAAGGAGCATTTAGGTCTGCCTAACAAGAATGACGTGCGCGAGGGAGTCATTACCTACAAGATTGCTGCACATGCCGCAGACCTCGCCAAGGGGCATCCGGGTGCACAGGACAGGGATAATGCGCTGTCCAAGGCGCGGTTCGAGTTTCGCTGGCGAGACCAGTTCCATCTCTCTCTGGACCCGGAAAGGGCGCTGGAGTATCATGATGAGACGCTTCCTGCGGAGGGGGCGAAGCAAGCTCATTTCTGCTCTATGTGCGGTCCTAAATTCTGCAGCATGCGGATTTCGCATGATATCCGTAATTCCTACAGATTGAGCAGGTCGCTGTAA
- a CDS encoding class I SAM-dependent methyltransferase: MRNKDWLKESERFNEAAEYYDRYRPSYPFALIEQIVQEASLTTESRILEIGAGSGKASELFLDRGYELLCIEPGPQLAELGRQKHKDKNVRFVTSRFEHWSGPEKDFDLIFSAQAFHWVPQPEGYAKCGRLLKPGGRLALFWNFYLQGDSEMEQEIAKVCAEYEVFWFNKRDVIEQRVERTVAELTGSGDFRAPDVYRYPWDSRDDADSFVNFLRTCNGFIGLKEAEQIELSARLHKLIGRNGGTLQRNYICTLFIAEALNSVNS, from the coding sequence ATGAGGAACAAGGACTGGCTCAAGGAAAGCGAACGTTTCAATGAAGCGGCTGAATACTATGATAGGTATAGACCCAGTTATCCATTCGCCCTGATTGAGCAGATTGTACAAGAAGCCTCTCTGACTACGGAGTCCAGAATTCTTGAGATCGGTGCCGGGAGCGGTAAAGCCTCCGAATTATTCCTGGACCGCGGGTATGAGCTGCTATGTATTGAACCGGGCCCGCAATTGGCGGAATTGGGAAGACAGAAGCATAAGGATAAAAACGTGCGATTCGTAACCTCCAGATTCGAGCACTGGTCTGGGCCGGAGAAGGATTTCGACCTGATCTTCTCCGCTCAAGCCTTTCATTGGGTGCCGCAGCCGGAAGGCTATGCGAAATGCGGAAGGCTGCTGAAGCCGGGAGGGCGGCTCGCGCTCTTTTGGAATTTTTATCTGCAGGGAGACAGTGAGATGGAGCAAGAGATTGCCAAGGTCTGTGCGGAGTATGAGGTATTCTGGTTTAATAAGCGGGATGTAATTGAACAGAGAGTGGAACGGACAGTAGCCGAGCTAACCGGCAGCGGAGATTTCAGGGCACCGGATGTCTACCGGTATCCTTGGGACAGCAGGGATGACGCGGATAGCTTCGTTAATTTCCTGCGGACCTGCAACGGGTTCATCGGGCTGAAGGAAGCGGAGCAGATTGAATTAAGCGCCAGGTTACATAAGCTGATCGGCCGGAATGGCGGCACCCTGCAAAGGAATTATATATGTACGCTTTTCATAGCTGAAGCCTTGAATTCTGTGAATTCTTAA